Proteins from a single region of Pseudomonas quebecensis:
- a CDS encoding sulfonate ABC transporter substrate-binding protein, whose protein sequence is MRTVILRRGLVALFAAAVSFGAIVQAHAAEPLRIGYQKYGTLVLLKAKGTLEKRLAAQGVQVQWTEFPGGPQLLEGLNVGSIDFGVTGETPPVFAQAAGADLLYVAYEPPAPSSEAILVPKDSPIKSVAELKGKKIVLNKGSNVHYLLVRALEEAGLKYTDVQTVFLPPADARAAFERGSVDAWVIWDPYQAAAEKQLQARTLRDGTGIADNHQFYLATKPYAEQHPDVIKALVEEVRAVGEWSKANPQEVTDQVAPLLGLPADITLTSVKRQGYGALFLTPQVIAAQQNIADSFYQLKLIPKPLSIKDVIWTPPAAVANAP, encoded by the coding sequence ATGCGCACTGTCATCTTGCGTCGCGGTCTGGTCGCACTGTTTGCTGCGGCCGTGTCCTTCGGCGCCATTGTTCAAGCTCACGCCGCCGAGCCCCTGCGGATCGGCTATCAGAAATACGGCACCCTGGTCCTGCTCAAGGCCAAGGGCACCCTGGAAAAACGCCTGGCCGCCCAAGGCGTGCAGGTGCAGTGGACTGAGTTTCCCGGCGGCCCGCAGTTGCTCGAAGGGCTGAATGTCGGCTCCATCGACTTCGGTGTGACCGGCGAAACCCCGCCGGTCTTCGCCCAGGCTGCAGGTGCCGATCTGCTCTACGTGGCCTACGAGCCGCCGGCGCCGAGCAGTGAAGCGATCCTGGTGCCCAAAGACTCACCGATCAAATCGGTCGCCGAGCTCAAGGGCAAGAAAATCGTGCTCAACAAAGGCTCCAACGTGCACTACCTGCTGGTGCGCGCCCTGGAGGAGGCCGGCCTGAAATACACCGACGTGCAGACCGTATTCCTGCCGCCCGCCGATGCCCGCGCGGCGTTCGAGCGGGGCAGTGTGGATGCGTGGGTGATCTGGGACCCGTACCAGGCCGCCGCCGAGAAACAACTGCAGGCGCGCACCCTGCGTGACGGCACCGGTATTGCCGACAACCATCAGTTCTACCTGGCGACCAAACCCTACGCCGAACAACACCCCGACGTGATCAAGGCGCTGGTGGAAGAAGTGCGTGCCGTGGGCGAGTGGTCCAAGGCCAACCCGCAGGAAGTCACCGATCAAGTTGCGCCGCTGCTCGGCCTGCCGGCGGACATCACGCTTACCTCGGTCAAACGCCAAGGCTACGGTGCGCTGTTTCTGACCCCGCAAGTGATCGCGGCCCAGCAGAATATCGCCGACAGCTTCTACCAACTCAAATTGATCCCCAAGCCCTTGAGCATCAAGGACGTGATCTGGACGCCACCTGCCGCGGTGGCTAACGCGCCGTAA